In Brachypodium distachyon strain Bd21 chromosome 2, Brachypodium_distachyon_v3.0, whole genome shotgun sequence, one genomic interval encodes:
- the LOC100837068 gene encoding probable WRKY transcription factor 65: MDGEWSEGAVSSGTMSGGEQKARGDGVSVDSSGPGSAPSTTSSPSGKRRSLQKRVVTVPLADVSAPRPKGVGEGNTPTDEWAWRKYGQKPIKGSPFPRAYYRCSSSKGCPARKQVERSQADPAMVLVTYSYEHNHSTAVANRAQQNRQAQKPKDQPDHPAKSDDAHQGTAANVVNDSPPAIEVHDEFKWLYDVVSVTSSSSDVEAADDLLLYGPMFFGKAAVDTLLPDEFGFGGGDAAGGERSEEDDAMFAGLGELPECAMVFRRHAGDGLAMLGGVKVEQPAEGTAMT, from the exons ATGGACGGCGAGTGGAGCGAGGGGGCGGTGTCGTCGGGGACGATGTCGGGCGGCGAGCAGAAGGCCCGCGGGGATGGCGTTTCGGTGGACTCCTCCGGCCCGGGTTCGGCGCCGTCGACGACGTCGTCGCCTAGCGGGAAGAGGCGGTCGTTGCAGAAGCGGGTGGTGACCGTGCCGCTCGCCGACGTGAGCGCGCCGCGGCCCAAGGGCGTTGGCGAGGGCAACACGCCGACCGACGAGTGGGCTTGGCGGAAGTACGGCCAGAAGCCCATCAAGGGCTCCCCCTTCCCAAG GGCTTACTACAGGTGCAGTAGCTCCAAGGGGTGCCCGGCGAGGAAGCAAGTGGAGAGGAGCCAGGCCGACCCGGCCATGGTGCTCGTCACCTACTCCTACGAGCACAACCACTCAACCGCGGTGGCGAACAGGGCGCAGCAGAACCGCCAGGCCCAGAAGCCCAAGGACCAGCCCGACCACCCAGCGAAATCCGATGACGCGCACCAAGGCACCGCGGCCAACGTTGTCAACGATAGCCCGCCGGCCATCGAGGTGCACGACGAGTTTAAGTGGCTCTACGACGTCGTCTCCGTcacctcctcgtcctccgacGTCGAGGCGGCCGACGACCTGCTGCTCTACGGGCCCATGTTCTTCGGCAAAGCGGCCGTCGACACGCTCCTTCCCGACGAAttcggcttcggcggcggcgacgccgcgggCGGGGAAAGGagcgaggaggacgacgccATGTTCGCGGGGCTCGGCGAGCTTCCGGAGTGCGCCATGGTGTTCCGGCGGCATGCTGGCGACGGGCTGGCAATGTTGGGAGGGGTGAAGGTCGAGCAGCCGGCGGAGGGCACTGCCATGACATGA
- the LOC100837374 gene encoding protein STICHEL-like 3 → MPTPDRAAAGGGGGHPRGHAHLTNCIHLRHHHAHGVGGGAPLSSGRRRSPTSVSSAALMRDLLALQRSRSLRDPSTRRSVESAKVAADPDPATDEDDAGLPAKSRHGAATAKGALKTLLDQLAENPHPKSARRPRRRFKRGTARRAGTTSKAPDRAAAAAALSANSSSQEAVCGNKYLFRDGEELQRHVSQEDSRNVCGIPWNWSRLHHRGKSILDLAGRSLSCGLSDPKSAAGRESEAAAATASREHLSGAHSSLFPVKSERLPSSTSSDSHALPLLVEAATSCARNGIGGMAGSYSGELGIFSNQSSEMDFDFLSEARSGQNSWGSWRSRSGRHRSLTQKFAPRTFKEVVGQGLVVQALSNAVLRRKIGLVYVFYGPHGTGKTSCARVFAKALNCHSAEHPRPCNSCTSCIAHNVGKSRSLMEIGPVGNIDMDGIVDVLDNVMLSPAPSHYRVFIFDDCDTLPADTWSIISKVIDRSPRRVVFILVSPNLDLPHIILSRCQKFFFPKLKECDIVNTLRWISTSESLDVDKDALRLIASRSDGSLRDAEMTLDQLSLLGQRISLSLVQQLVGLVSDDKLVDLLDLALSADTVNTVKTLRDITEAGVEPLALMSQLATIITDILAGSYTFARERLRRKFFKRPTLSKDDMEKLRLALKTLSEAEKQLRVSNDKATWLTAALLQLAPDKQYTLPSSSTSTSFNHGVLAGSFPHKDVARHSAIEHNGNVASTSYGERRPIERTPNCHRLLASVAKANGRSKHNKTENEMIWQAVLESIQSDILRKMMAKEGKLRSVSLGTAPTVQVIFSSRVNKSKAENFRGQIMQAFESVLHSAIILEIRYESKIDARAGHDPSMFAYPENDSNMTLRRSFTKHSPLSSGGESLIRRLKKDTVMKGASSTKTRWMQSDPHILTEGEIIEVGPSHMHRHADADNGVLDNERRKDNAWEESLTSPNTESIINQGRRNGNKQRRQNSIVKRKVSLAHVIGRAEACSQRGWSRRKAMSIAEKLEQENLRLEPRSRSILCWRTSKTRKKISSFRVRTGRSRAVSRLILCGRCISTKSPR, encoded by the exons ATGCCAACGCCAgaccgtgccgccgccggcggcggcggcggccaccctcGCGGACACGCGCACCTCACCAACTGCATCCACCTGCGCCACCACCACGCGCACGGGGTGGGTGGGGGCGCGCCGTTGTCGtcggggcggaggcggagcccCACGTCCGTGTCGTCGGCGGCGCTGATGCGCGACCTCCTCGCGCTCCAGCGCTCGCGATCGCTCCGCGACCCGTCCACGCGCCGCTCCGTCGAGTCCGCCAAGGTGGCAGCCGACCCCGACCCCGCcaccgacgaggacgacgccggTCTCCCCGCCAAGTCCCGGCacggcgccgccacggccaAAGGGGCGCTCAAAACGCTCCTCGACCAGCTCGCTGAGAATCCCCACCCCAAGTCAGCCaggcgcccccgccgccgtttcAAACGCGGGACCGCCCGCCGAGCCGGCACCACCAGTAAGGCTCCAgatcgcgccgctgccgctgccgcgctcTCCGCCAATTCCAGCTCCCAGGAGGCTGTCTGCGGCAACAAGTACCTCTTccgcgacggcgaggagctgCAGCGGCATGTGTCGCAGGAGGACTCGCGCAACGTCTGCGGCATTCCGTGGAACTGGTCACGCCTTCACCACCGTGGCAAGTCTATCCTCGACTTGGCCGGCCGCAGTCTCTCGTGCGGCCTCTCCGACCCCAAGTCAGCCGCGGGCCGCGAATCTGAAGCagcagccgccaccgcctcgcgCGAGCACCTCAGCGGTGCGCATTCTTCTCTTTTCCCAGTTAAGTCCGAGAGACTGCCTTCCTCGACTAGCTCGGACTCCCACGCTTTACCTCTGCTCGTTGAGGCGGCCACCTCCTGTGCACGCAATGGCATTGGCGGCATGGCTGGGAGCTACTCTGGGGAGCTTGGGATATTCTCCAACCAGAGCAGTGAGATGGACTTCGACTTCTTGTCAGAGGCGCGGTCTGGGCAGAATTCATGGGGCTCTTGGCGAAGCCGCAGCGGGCGGCACCGGAGCCTGACGCAGAAGTTCGCACCGAGGACATTCAAGGAAGTGGTAGGGCAGGGCTTGGTGGTGCAAGCCCTATCCAATGCCGTCTTAAGGAGGAAGATTGGGTTGGTATATGTCTTCTATGGGCCGCACGGTACAGGAAAGACATCGTGCGCGCGCGTCTTCGCCAAGGCGCTCAACTGCCACTCCGCCGAGCATCCGCGGCCCTGCAACTCGTGCACCTCCTGCATCGCACACAATGTTGGCAAGAGCAGGAGCTTGATGGAGATTGGGCCTGTAGGCAACATTGACATGGATGGAATTGTGGATGTCCTTGACAATGTCATGCTTTCACCAGCACCATCACACTATAGGGTATTCATATTTGATGACTGTGATACATTGCCTGCCGATACATGGAGCATAATCTCGAAAGTCATTGACCGGTCACCCCGCCGCGTTGTGTTTATCCTCGTCAGTCCCAACCTCGACCTTCCTCATATCATCCTGTCAAGATGTCAGAAGTTCTTCTTCCCGAAGTTGAAGGAGTGTGATATTGTCAACACATTGCGGTGGATTTCCACCAGCGAGAGTCTAGATGTTGATAAGGATGCATTGAGGTTAATTGCATCCCGTTCGGATGGATCATTAAGAGACGCTGAGATGACTCTTGATCAGCTGAGTTTGCTGGGGCAGAGGATTTCTCTGTCTCTTGTCCAACAACTT GTTGGTTTGGTATCTGATGACAAGCTGGTtgatttgcttgatttggcaCTATCTGCTGACACTGTGAACACAGTGAAGACATTACGAGACATTACAGAAGCCGGGGTTGAGCCTTTGGCCCTGATGTCTCAACTTGCCACAATAATTACTGACATCCTTGCTGGTTCCTACACATTCGCAAGAGAAAGACTTCGCAGGAAATTCTTCAAACGTCCAACAT TGTCAAAAGACGATATGGAAAAACTACGCCTGGCCTTAAAAACACTATCGGAAGCTGAAAAGCAGTTGAGGGTCTCTAATGACAAGGCAACATGGCTTACGGCTGCTCTGCTTCAGCTTGCTCCTGATAAACAGTATACGCTGCCAAGTTCATCAACAAGTACGAGTTTCAACCACGGTGTATTGGCTGGTTCCTTTCCTCATAAGGATGTAGCAAGGCACTCAGCTATTGAGCACAATGGTAACGTGGCAAGTACTTCTTATGGGGAAAGGAGACCCATCGAACGCacaccaaattgccatcgattgttaGCCAGTGTTGCCAAAGCAAATGGGCGATCCAAACAtaacaaaactgaaaatgaAATGATCTGGCAAGCTGTGCTTGAGAGTATTCAGTCAGATATACTGAGAAAAATGATGGCCAAGGAGGGAAAGCTAAGATCCGTCAGCCTAGGCACTG CACCAACGGTGCAGGTAATATTCAGCTCGCGTGTAAATAAGTCAAAAGCTGAAAACTTCAGAGGACAAATTATGCAGGCATTTGAGTCTGTTCTTCATTCTGCTATAATACTTGAAATCCGATATGAGTCAAAAATTGATGCGAGAGCAGGTCATGATCCATCTATGTTTGCTTACCCGGAGAATGACTCCAACATGACATTAAGGAGATCCTTCACTAAGCATAGTCCGCTTTCTTCCGGAGGTGAAAGTCTCATCAGGAGGCTGAAAAAAGACACTGTTATGAAGGGAGCTAGCTCTACTAAGACCAGATGGATGCAATCTGATCCCCATATATTGACAGAAGGAGAGATCATTGAAGTTGGACCTTCTCACATGCATCGTCATGCTGATGCAGATAATGGTGTTCTTGACAATGAAAGAAGAAAGGATAATGCATGGGAAGAATCTTTAACATCACCAAACACCGAGAGCATAATTaatcaaggaagaagaaatggaaatAAACAGCGTCGACAGAACAGCATAGTAAAAAGAAAGGTTTCACTTGCTCATGTTATTGGTAGGGCAGAGGCTTGTTCTCAACGAGGCTGGTCTAGACGAAAAGCTATGTCAATTGCAGAAAAACTGGAACAAGAGAATTT GAGATTGGAGCCTAGATCAAGGAGTATACTTTGTTGGAGAACTTCAAAGACTCGAAAGAAG ATCTCGTCTTTTAGGGTCAGGACGGGAAGGTCACGAGCCGTATCACGCCTTATCTTGTGTGGAAGATGCATTTCCACAAAATCTCCAAGATAA
- the LOC100837878 gene encoding protein Mpv17 — protein sequence MKAIGSGGEWWWNLPSLRRKHDLRRRGRRNHDARGRRRGPPREPLSSSSESAGQSPGWPLDFPFKQAVTAACLTLTGDTIAQVHRRIVDRRNRSPEPDSKALVPDLLLNHDWLRGLRIASYGFLLYGPGSYAWYQFLDQCMPKQTFASLSTKVILNQIVLGPCVIAVIFAWNNLWLGKLSELPSKYQHDALPTLLDGFKFWIPVSIINFGMIPLSARVGFMSSCAIFWNFYLSTTMNK from the exons ATGAAAGCCATTGGAAGCGGCGGCGAGTGGTGGTGGAACCTCCCGTCTCTCCGCCGCAAGCATGACCTccgacgccgcggccgccgcaaCCACGAtgctcgcggccgccgccgcgggccgccGCGGGAGCCgctctcgtcgtcgtcggagtccgCCGGCCAAAGCCCTGGGTGGCCCCTCGACTTCCCGTTCAAACAGGCCGTCACCGCCGCTTGTCTCACCCTCACTGGTGACACAATTGCGCAGGTCCACCGCCGCATCGTCGACCGCCGAAACCGCAGTCCCGAACCTGACAGCAAG GCTTTGGTACCAGATCTATTGCTGAATCATGATTGGCTTCGTGGGCTTCGTATAGCTTCTTATGGATTTCTTCTCTATGGTCCTGGCTCTTATGCATGGTATCAGTTCCTTGATCAGTGTATGCCCAAACAGACATTCGCAAGTCTATCCACTAAG GTCATACTTAACCAGATAGTGCTTGGTCCTTGTGTTATTGCCGTAATTTTTGCCTGGAACAACTTATGGTTAGGCAAATTGTCAGAATTGCCATCCAAATATCAACATGATGCCCTTCCCACACTTCTCGATG GGTTTAAATTTTGGATCCCTGTATCGATCATCAACTTTGG GATGATTCCTTtgtctgctcgtgttggcttcATGTCCTCTTGTGCCATTTTTTGGAACTTTTATTTGTCGACCACAATGAACAAGTGA